Proteins encoded in a region of the Microbacterium neungamense genome:
- a CDS encoding IS481 family transposase, producing the protein MAHANARLTVHGRRLIIERARAGWKQAHIAAAMGVSRRCVKRWIERYRAEGEAGLVDRSSRPHTSPTRTSPGREEAVLELRQRERIGREEIAARLGMSARTVSRILARHGVPPLRALDPITGEVIRASKTTAVRYERDRAGELVHMDVKKLGKIPDGGGWKAHGRASGSILRDRNTKVGYDYVHSLVDDHSRLAYSEVLPDEKGATCAAFLERAIAYFAAHGIPRIERLITDNAWAYRFSLREVCAAHGIRQKFIKPHCPWQNGKVERFNRTLQTEWAYRHVFLTNTDRTAALAPWLEHYNTGRRHSALGGHPPITRLAPT; encoded by the coding sequence ATGGCCCACGCTAACGCCCGTCTGACCGTTCATGGCAGGCGGTTGATCATTGAACGTGCCCGAGCCGGCTGGAAGCAGGCGCACATCGCCGCGGCGATGGGAGTCTCACGTCGTTGCGTGAAGCGCTGGATCGAGCGTTACCGCGCCGAGGGCGAGGCTGGGCTGGTCGACCGTTCCTCGCGTCCGCACACCAGCCCGACGCGTACGAGTCCCGGGCGCGAGGAGGCAGTGCTCGAGCTGCGCCAGAGGGAACGCATCGGGCGTGAGGAGATCGCCGCGCGACTGGGCATGTCGGCTCGGACGGTCTCGCGCATCCTCGCCCGTCACGGCGTCCCGCCGCTGCGGGCACTGGATCCGATCACGGGGGAGGTGATCCGCGCGTCGAAGACCACCGCGGTCCGTTACGAGCGGGACCGGGCCGGCGAGCTGGTCCACATGGACGTGAAGAAGCTCGGCAAGATCCCCGACGGCGGCGGCTGGAAAGCACACGGCCGCGCCAGCGGATCCATCCTGCGAGACCGGAACACGAAGGTCGGGTACGACTATGTCCACTCACTCGTCGACGATCACTCCCGGCTCGCGTACTCGGAGGTCCTGCCCGACGAGAAGGGAGCCACCTGCGCGGCGTTCCTGGAACGCGCGATCGCCTACTTTGCCGCCCACGGCATCCCCCGCATCGAGCGGCTCATCACCGACAACGCCTGGGCCTACAGGTTCTCGCTGCGCGAGGTCTGCGCCGCGCACGGGATCCGGCAGAAGTTCATCAAGCCGCACTGCCCCTGGCAGAACGGCAAGGTCGAACGCTTCAACCGCACCCTGCAGACCGAATGGGCCTACCGGCACGTCTTCCTCACCAACACAGACCGCACCGCAGCGCTTGCACCCTGGCTCGAGCACTACAACACTGGACGGCGCCACTCAGCCCTCGGAGGCCACCCGCCGATCACCCGACTGGCACCAACGTGA